One Anser cygnoides isolate HZ-2024a breed goose chromosome 6, Taihu_goose_T2T_genome, whole genome shotgun sequence genomic region harbors:
- the STK36 gene encoding serine/threonine-protein kinase 36 isoform X2 → MEGYRVLEAVGEGSFGRVYKGRRRHSARVVALKFIPKVGRSEKELKNLQREIEIMRGLRHPNIVQMLDSFETDKEVVVVTDYAEGELFQILEDDGSLPEDQVQTIAAQLVSALYYLHSHRILHRDMKPQNILLGKDGVIKLCDFGFARAMSIHTMVLTSIKGTPLYMSPELVEEKPYDHTADLWSVGCILYELFVGTPPFYTSSIFQLVSLIVKDPVKWPKAISPVFKSFLQGLLMKDPRQRLSWPELLSHPFIAGRVTVIDDTEEHGISNPFTTKLSPELQALKEQQAHSLAPRSGQSRILRKARQKMAEEAQKKGQLKANTACTKDSGKGHTEHKPRAAPGKAALGEGEPPAASKEKNSGVLQGTSSVAQWQLEEPPPNPWEHSITQDYEREFRGAGVPLHSGAGRAEPHGRRSIEAVDLESEEPESDEEWQRLIEATEPSAMQLSTPLRLVRDPAFRHRVQARLADSAQQVLEGMLEGASHLRPVLRVVGNLLATRCDSELLEQFCLELNVPLSLLHLTKQILESGRTKQQPWCIAVLTDLVTVTTVYFSSECSLEESGQKDSLQAFQESAKHFLALLLDLLAEPADSEMRLCQQSLLCFTLLCESLDAACPSASAPFYASLREEHQPLLDRLLQGSTSEQHSLQGAAMEAKSAHAQSQRVADLYTAALAAACSIPLARNSCREAKKQVAQRVAEKLMDGENQQLGRLLGRLQHPGCSLNALKILYAACHASPSLCQHLGRSQQAWGSLVQLSKGEVPMAEVAQGVAREASLYLLALLTLQPQASPPRLEEVVSLAADLLTQSPVVSRVGAAAFLLTQLSQHGVDAVLRGEEVLPAVTNALTAPAELQLPPPMGAGLYDGLIFLLLKLLAQEDTAVEQGFAASELWSAVWHGVAAVLRVGSDGAALEGDAPGAERPAAEPDWNLLSPQGTLLFLSLALVVFARESHRCLPELTQSHGVLMVTLRRLLSPGFLACLAQTQAGEDGDTELVPAVVIQACQLLCFPFALDVDGDTLALVVAAVRDSQLPAQLLQVCCHHLPLSDAELPVSLLCQLVVSDEQVIAQVVREAAASERILAFLTAILFSDSLPLVTDLLSLLTHVARVSPEHLPFLQRILGGSDTSHQLLTRLLAHREHPVRAKTCNLLGNLLRHSHGFPQALQSQPGLLEGLLACLADRDENVRRAASFAVGNAAYHPSSPARTLRGAVPGLTRLLRDPHAKTRRNAASALGNLCRRSAELGDLLAESEAPRVLLEVACRDPQAGVREGALVALRAASRHPGVLLSLGAGEKLAALASGDLRPAAGGGPRPSSAQHCQELVRLLAPLHST, encoded by the exons ATGGAGGGGTACCGCGTCCTGGAGGCGGTCGGGGAAGGCTCCTTCGGGAGGGTGTACaaggggcggcggcggcacaGCGCCCGG GTGGTGGCCCTCAAGTTCATCCCCAAGGTGGGGCGCTCCGAGAAGGAGCTGAAGAACCTGCAGCGGGAGATCGAGATCATGAGAGGCCTTCGGCACCCCAACATCGTCCAGATGCTCGACAGCTTCGAGACCGACAAAGAG gtggtggtggtgactGACTACGCAGAGGGGGAGCTCTTCCAGATCCTGGAGGACGACGGCAGTTTGCCCGAGGACCAG GTTCAGACCATAGCTGCCCAGCTGGTCTCTGCTCTCTACTACCTGCACTCCCACCGCATCCTGCACCGCGACATGAAACCCCAGAACATCCTGCTGGGCAAAGACGGCGTCATCAAGCTCTGCGACTTCGG GTTTGCCCGTGCCATGAGTATCCACACCATGGTGCTGACCTCCATCAAGGGCACCCCGCTGTACATGTCCCCTGAGCTGGTGGAGGAGAAGCCGTATGACCACACGGCGGACCTCTGGTCTGTGGGCTGCATCCTGTACGAGCTGTTCGTGGGCACCCCTCCCTTCTACAccagcagcatcttccagctCGTCAGCCTCATTGTCAAGGACCCTGTCAAATGGCCCAAGGCCATAAGCCCAGTCTTCAAG AGCttcctgcaggggctgctgatGAAGGACCCCCGCCAGCGCCTGTCGTGGCCAGAGCTGCTCTCCCACCCCTTCATTGCTGGCCGGGTTACTG TGATTGACGACACAGAAGAGCATGGGATCTCAAACCCCTTCACCACCAAGCTGTCTCCAGAGCTGCAGGCCCTGAAGGAGCAGCAAGCTCATTCCCTGGCTCCCAGGAGCGGCCAGTCCAGGATCCTGAGGAAGGCCCGGCAGAAGATGGCTGAGGAGGCACAGAAAAAG GGGCAGCTAAAGGCAAATACTGCGTGTACGAAGGATTCTGGCAAAGGACACACTGAGCACAAacccagagcagctcctgggaaGGCAGCGCTAGGGGAGGGGGAGCCACCAGCTGCCTCCAAAGAGAAGAACTCCGGTGTCCTGCAAGGAACGAGCAGCGTGGCACagtggcagctggaggagccTCCTCCCAACCCATG GGAGCACAGCATCACTCAAGATTACGAGCGGGAGTTTCGCGGAGCAGGAGTCCCTCTGCACTctggtgctggcagggcagagccccaCGGCAGGCGCAGCATTGAGGCCGTGGACCTGGAGAGCGAG GAGCCGGAGAGCGATGAGGAGTGGCAACGCCTGATCGAGGCCACAGAGCCCTCGGCCATGCAGCTGAGCACGCCACTGAGGCTCGTGAGGGACCCAGCCTTCCGGCACCGCGTCCAGGCCCGCCTTGCAGACTCTGCTCAGCAG GTGCTAGAAGGGATGCTAGAGGGAGCCTCCCACCTCCGCCCTGTGCTCCGTGTTGTGGGCAACCTCCTGGCTACCCGCTGCGACtctgagctgctggagcagttctGCCTGGAGCTGAACGTGCCGCTGTCCCTGTTGCATCTGACCAAGCAGATCCTGGAAAGTGGACGCACAAAGCAG cagccctggtgTATCGCGGTGCTGACGGACCTCGTCACGGTGACCACAGTTTATTTCAGCAGTGAgtgcagcctggaggagagTGGGCAGAAGGACAG CCTGCAGGCCTTCCAGGAGAGTGCCAAGCACTTCCTAGCCCTGCTGCTGGATCTGCTGGCTGAGCCAGCTGACAGCGAGATGAGACTCTGCCAGCAAAGCCTCCTG TGCTTCACCCTGCTCTGTGAGAGCCTGGATGCGGCATGcccctctgcctctgctcctttctACGCCAGCCTGCGAGAGGAGCATCAGCCCCTGCTGGACAGACTTCTCCAGGGATCCACCTCAGAGCAGCACTCTTTGCAAG GTGCAGCGATGGAGGCCAAGTCAGCCCATGCCCAGAGCCAACGTGTGGCAGACCTTTATACAGCCGCgttggctgctgcctgcagcatccccctggCGAGGAACAGCTGTCGGGAAGCCAAGAAGCAG GTTGCTCAAAGGGTAGCTGAAAAGCTTATGGATGGAGAGAACCAACAGCTTGGGAGACTGCTGGGAAGGCTTCAGCACCCAGGCTGCTCCTTGAACGCCCTCAAG ATCCTCTACGCCGCCTGCCATGCCAGCCCGAGCCTGTGCCAGCACCTGGGGAGGAGCCAGCAAGCGTGGGGTTCCCTCGTGCAGCTCTCAAAGGGCGAG GTCCCCATGGCGGAGGTCGCCCAGGGGGTGGCCCGTGAGGCATCCCTGtacctgctggccctgctcaccctgcagccccaggcctCCCCTCCCAG GCTCGAGGAGGTGGTTTCCCTGGCCGCGGATCTCCTCACCCAGTCTCCTGTCGTCTCCCGCGTG GGTGCTGCAGCATTCCTCCTGACACAGCTCAGTCAGCACGGGGTGGACGCGGTGCTTAGGGGTGAAGAGGTCCTACCAGCGGTGACAAACGCCCTGACGGCGCCAGCTGAG ctgcagctccccccGCCAATGGGTGCCGGTCTCTACGATGGGctcattttcctcctgctgAAGCTGCTCGCCCAG GAGGATACGGCTGTGGAGCAGGGCTTCGCTGCCTCAGAGCTGTGGAGCGCGGTGTGGCACGGTGTGGCTGCGGTGCTTCGCGTGGGCAGCGACGGGGCAGCGCTGGAGGGAGACGCCCCGGGGGCAGAGCGCCCCGCGGCAGAGCCAGACTGGAACCTCCTGTCCCCTCAAG GCACGCTGCTCTTCCTCAGCCTGGCCCTCGTCGTCTTCGCTCGCGAGTCCCACCGGTGCCTGCCTGAGCTTACCCAGTCCCACGGCGTCCTCATGGTGACGCTGAGGAGGCTGCTGTCCCCTGGCTTCCTGGCATGCCTGGCACAGAC GCAAGCAGGAGAGGATGGGGACACGGAACTCGTCCCAGCCGTGGTGATCCAGGCCTGCCAGCTCCTCTGTTTCCCTTTCGCCCTGGATGTGGACGGAGACACCTTAGCCTTGGTCGTGGCAGCAGTGAGAGACTCCCAGCTCCCcgcccagctgctgcag GTCTGCTGTCACCATCTGCCGCTCTCAGACGCTGAGCTCCCCGTCAGCCTCTTGTGCCAGCTCGTTGTGTCCGACGAGCAGGTCATAGCTCAAGTGGTacgggaggctgctgcctcggAGCGCATCCTTGCCTTCTTGACTGCCATCCTGTTCTCAGACAGCCTCCCGCTCGTAACCGACCTCCTGTCTCTCTTGACTCACGTGGCCCGGGTCTCCCCAGAGCACCTGCCCTTTCTCCAGAGGATCCTGGGGGGCTCGGACACGTCTCACCAGCTGCTCACCCGCTTGCTTGCCCACCGGGAGCACCCCGTACGGGCCAAAACCTGCAACCtgctgggcaacctgctccgACACAGCCACGGCTTTCCTCAGGCGCTGCAGAGCCAGCCCGGCTTGCTGGAGGGCCTGCTGGCGTGCCTGGCAGACCGCGACGAGAACGTGCGCAGGGCGGCCAGCTTCGCGGTGGGCAACGCCGCGTACCACCCGTCCTCCCCGGCCCGCACCCTGCGTGGGGCCGTGCCCGGGCTGACGCGGCTGCTGCGCGACCCGCATGCCAAGACGCGCCGCAACGCCGCCTcggccctgggcaacctgtgccggCGCTCGGCGGAGCTGGGCGACCTGCTGGCGGAGAGCGAGGCCCCCCGCGTCCTGCTGGAGGTGGCCTGCCGGGACCCCCAGGCCGGCGTGCGGGAGGGAGCCCTGGTGGCGCTGCGGGCTGCCAGCCGGCACCCGGGG GTGCTGCTGTCTCTGGGGGCCGGCGAGAAGCTGGCCGCGCTGGCCAGCGGCGACCTGCGGCCCGCGGCCGGTGGCGGCCCCCGTCCTTCTtctgcccagcactgccaggagcTCGTCCGCCTCCTCGCGCCCCTGCACAGCACCTGA
- the STK36 gene encoding serine/threonine-protein kinase 36 isoform X1 — MEGYRVLEAVGEGSFGRVYKGRRRHSARVVALKFIPKVGRSEKELKNLQREIEIMRGLRHPNIVQMLDSFETDKEVVVVTDYAEGELFQILEDDGSLPEDQVQTIAAQLVSALYYLHSHRILHRDMKPQNILLGKDGVIKLCDFGFARAMSIHTMVLTSIKGTPLYMSPELVEEKPYDHTADLWSVGCILYELFVGTPPFYTSSIFQLVSLIVKDPVKWPKAISPVFKSFLQGLLMKDPRQRLSWPELLSHPFIAGRVTVIDDTEEHGISNPFTTKLSPELQALKEQQAHSLAPRSGQSRILRKARQKMAEEAQKKGQLKANTACTKDSGKGHTEHKPRAAPGKAALGEGEPPAASKEKNSGVLQGTSSVAQWQLEEPPPNPWEHSITQDYEREFRGAGVPLHSGAGRAEPHGRRSIEAVDLESEEPESDEEWQRLIEATEPSAMQLSTPLRLVRDPAFRHRVQARLADSAQQVLEGMLEGASHLRPVLRVVGNLLATRCDSELLEQFCLELNVPLSLLHLTKQILESGRTKQQPWCIAVLTDLVTVTTVYFSSECSLEESGQKDSLQAFQESAKHFLALLLDLLAEPADSEMRLCQQSLLCFTLLCESLDAACPSASAPFYASLREEHQPLLDRLLQGSTSEQHSLQGAAMEAKSAHAQSQRVADLYTAALAAACSIPLARNSCREAKKQVAQRVAEKLMDGENQQLGRLLGRLQHPGCSLNALKILYAACHASPSLCQHLGRSQQAWGSLVQLSKGEVPMAEVAQGVAREASLYLLALLTLQPQASPPRLEEVVSLAADLLTQSPVVSRVGAAAFLLTQLSQHGVDAVLRGEEVLPAVTNALTAPAELQLPPPMGAGLYDGLIFLLLKLLAQEDTAVEQGFAASELWSAVWHGVAAVLRVGSDGAALEGDAPGAERPAAEPDWNLLSPQGTLLFLSLALVVFARESHRCLPELTQSHGVLMVTLRRLLSPGFLACLAQTQAGEDGDTELVPAVVIQACQLLCFPFALDVDGDTLALVVAAVRDSQLPAQLLQVCCHHLPLSDAELPVSLLCQLVVSDEQVIAQVVREAAASERILAFLTAILFSDSLPLVTDLLSLLTHVARVSPEHLPFLQRILGGSDTSHQLLTRLLAHREHPVRAKTCNLLGNLLRHSHGFPQALQSQPGLLEGLLACLADRDENVRRAASFAVGNAAYHPSSPARTLRGAVPGLTRLLRDPHAKTRRNAASALGNLCRRSAELGDLLAESEAPRVLLEVACRDPQAGVREGALVALRAASRHPGVRQVLLSLGAGEKLAALASGDLRPAAGGGPRPSSAQHCQELVRLLAPLHST, encoded by the exons ATGGAGGGGTACCGCGTCCTGGAGGCGGTCGGGGAAGGCTCCTTCGGGAGGGTGTACaaggggcggcggcggcacaGCGCCCGG GTGGTGGCCCTCAAGTTCATCCCCAAGGTGGGGCGCTCCGAGAAGGAGCTGAAGAACCTGCAGCGGGAGATCGAGATCATGAGAGGCCTTCGGCACCCCAACATCGTCCAGATGCTCGACAGCTTCGAGACCGACAAAGAG gtggtggtggtgactGACTACGCAGAGGGGGAGCTCTTCCAGATCCTGGAGGACGACGGCAGTTTGCCCGAGGACCAG GTTCAGACCATAGCTGCCCAGCTGGTCTCTGCTCTCTACTACCTGCACTCCCACCGCATCCTGCACCGCGACATGAAACCCCAGAACATCCTGCTGGGCAAAGACGGCGTCATCAAGCTCTGCGACTTCGG GTTTGCCCGTGCCATGAGTATCCACACCATGGTGCTGACCTCCATCAAGGGCACCCCGCTGTACATGTCCCCTGAGCTGGTGGAGGAGAAGCCGTATGACCACACGGCGGACCTCTGGTCTGTGGGCTGCATCCTGTACGAGCTGTTCGTGGGCACCCCTCCCTTCTACAccagcagcatcttccagctCGTCAGCCTCATTGTCAAGGACCCTGTCAAATGGCCCAAGGCCATAAGCCCAGTCTTCAAG AGCttcctgcaggggctgctgatGAAGGACCCCCGCCAGCGCCTGTCGTGGCCAGAGCTGCTCTCCCACCCCTTCATTGCTGGCCGGGTTACTG TGATTGACGACACAGAAGAGCATGGGATCTCAAACCCCTTCACCACCAAGCTGTCTCCAGAGCTGCAGGCCCTGAAGGAGCAGCAAGCTCATTCCCTGGCTCCCAGGAGCGGCCAGTCCAGGATCCTGAGGAAGGCCCGGCAGAAGATGGCTGAGGAGGCACAGAAAAAG GGGCAGCTAAAGGCAAATACTGCGTGTACGAAGGATTCTGGCAAAGGACACACTGAGCACAAacccagagcagctcctgggaaGGCAGCGCTAGGGGAGGGGGAGCCACCAGCTGCCTCCAAAGAGAAGAACTCCGGTGTCCTGCAAGGAACGAGCAGCGTGGCACagtggcagctggaggagccTCCTCCCAACCCATG GGAGCACAGCATCACTCAAGATTACGAGCGGGAGTTTCGCGGAGCAGGAGTCCCTCTGCACTctggtgctggcagggcagagccccaCGGCAGGCGCAGCATTGAGGCCGTGGACCTGGAGAGCGAG GAGCCGGAGAGCGATGAGGAGTGGCAACGCCTGATCGAGGCCACAGAGCCCTCGGCCATGCAGCTGAGCACGCCACTGAGGCTCGTGAGGGACCCAGCCTTCCGGCACCGCGTCCAGGCCCGCCTTGCAGACTCTGCTCAGCAG GTGCTAGAAGGGATGCTAGAGGGAGCCTCCCACCTCCGCCCTGTGCTCCGTGTTGTGGGCAACCTCCTGGCTACCCGCTGCGACtctgagctgctggagcagttctGCCTGGAGCTGAACGTGCCGCTGTCCCTGTTGCATCTGACCAAGCAGATCCTGGAAAGTGGACGCACAAAGCAG cagccctggtgTATCGCGGTGCTGACGGACCTCGTCACGGTGACCACAGTTTATTTCAGCAGTGAgtgcagcctggaggagagTGGGCAGAAGGACAG CCTGCAGGCCTTCCAGGAGAGTGCCAAGCACTTCCTAGCCCTGCTGCTGGATCTGCTGGCTGAGCCAGCTGACAGCGAGATGAGACTCTGCCAGCAAAGCCTCCTG TGCTTCACCCTGCTCTGTGAGAGCCTGGATGCGGCATGcccctctgcctctgctcctttctACGCCAGCCTGCGAGAGGAGCATCAGCCCCTGCTGGACAGACTTCTCCAGGGATCCACCTCAGAGCAGCACTCTTTGCAAG GTGCAGCGATGGAGGCCAAGTCAGCCCATGCCCAGAGCCAACGTGTGGCAGACCTTTATACAGCCGCgttggctgctgcctgcagcatccccctggCGAGGAACAGCTGTCGGGAAGCCAAGAAGCAG GTTGCTCAAAGGGTAGCTGAAAAGCTTATGGATGGAGAGAACCAACAGCTTGGGAGACTGCTGGGAAGGCTTCAGCACCCAGGCTGCTCCTTGAACGCCCTCAAG ATCCTCTACGCCGCCTGCCATGCCAGCCCGAGCCTGTGCCAGCACCTGGGGAGGAGCCAGCAAGCGTGGGGTTCCCTCGTGCAGCTCTCAAAGGGCGAG GTCCCCATGGCGGAGGTCGCCCAGGGGGTGGCCCGTGAGGCATCCCTGtacctgctggccctgctcaccctgcagccccaggcctCCCCTCCCAG GCTCGAGGAGGTGGTTTCCCTGGCCGCGGATCTCCTCACCCAGTCTCCTGTCGTCTCCCGCGTG GGTGCTGCAGCATTCCTCCTGACACAGCTCAGTCAGCACGGGGTGGACGCGGTGCTTAGGGGTGAAGAGGTCCTACCAGCGGTGACAAACGCCCTGACGGCGCCAGCTGAG ctgcagctccccccGCCAATGGGTGCCGGTCTCTACGATGGGctcattttcctcctgctgAAGCTGCTCGCCCAG GAGGATACGGCTGTGGAGCAGGGCTTCGCTGCCTCAGAGCTGTGGAGCGCGGTGTGGCACGGTGTGGCTGCGGTGCTTCGCGTGGGCAGCGACGGGGCAGCGCTGGAGGGAGACGCCCCGGGGGCAGAGCGCCCCGCGGCAGAGCCAGACTGGAACCTCCTGTCCCCTCAAG GCACGCTGCTCTTCCTCAGCCTGGCCCTCGTCGTCTTCGCTCGCGAGTCCCACCGGTGCCTGCCTGAGCTTACCCAGTCCCACGGCGTCCTCATGGTGACGCTGAGGAGGCTGCTGTCCCCTGGCTTCCTGGCATGCCTGGCACAGAC GCAAGCAGGAGAGGATGGGGACACGGAACTCGTCCCAGCCGTGGTGATCCAGGCCTGCCAGCTCCTCTGTTTCCCTTTCGCCCTGGATGTGGACGGAGACACCTTAGCCTTGGTCGTGGCAGCAGTGAGAGACTCCCAGCTCCCcgcccagctgctgcag GTCTGCTGTCACCATCTGCCGCTCTCAGACGCTGAGCTCCCCGTCAGCCTCTTGTGCCAGCTCGTTGTGTCCGACGAGCAGGTCATAGCTCAAGTGGTacgggaggctgctgcctcggAGCGCATCCTTGCCTTCTTGACTGCCATCCTGTTCTCAGACAGCCTCCCGCTCGTAACCGACCTCCTGTCTCTCTTGACTCACGTGGCCCGGGTCTCCCCAGAGCACCTGCCCTTTCTCCAGAGGATCCTGGGGGGCTCGGACACGTCTCACCAGCTGCTCACCCGCTTGCTTGCCCACCGGGAGCACCCCGTACGGGCCAAAACCTGCAACCtgctgggcaacctgctccgACACAGCCACGGCTTTCCTCAGGCGCTGCAGAGCCAGCCCGGCTTGCTGGAGGGCCTGCTGGCGTGCCTGGCAGACCGCGACGAGAACGTGCGCAGGGCGGCCAGCTTCGCGGTGGGCAACGCCGCGTACCACCCGTCCTCCCCGGCCCGCACCCTGCGTGGGGCCGTGCCCGGGCTGACGCGGCTGCTGCGCGACCCGCATGCCAAGACGCGCCGCAACGCCGCCTcggccctgggcaacctgtgccggCGCTCGGCGGAGCTGGGCGACCTGCTGGCGGAGAGCGAGGCCCCCCGCGTCCTGCTGGAGGTGGCCTGCCGGGACCCCCAGGCCGGCGTGCGGGAGGGAGCCCTGGTGGCGCTGCGGGCTGCCAGCCGGCACCCGGGGGTACGGCAG GTGCTGCTGTCTCTGGGGGCCGGCGAGAAGCTGGCCGCGCTGGCCAGCGGCGACCTGCGGCCCGCGGCCGGTGGCGGCCCCCGTCCTTCTtctgcccagcactgccaggagcTCGTCCGCCTCCTCGCGCCCCTGCACAGCACCTGA